In a genomic window of Vigna angularis cultivar LongXiaoDou No.4 chromosome 6, ASM1680809v1, whole genome shotgun sequence:
- the LOC108321934 gene encoding uncharacterized protein LOC108321934 translates to MEDNNYNRQRSGIWRCLRDGDFEEEEVWAVFKDRPDYNNISGVHKPKEKGSSPLAVPRTLPSAARMIPRTSSGNSSASSSHETKVLQQSAPLNIPDWSQIYRNKPNKTPNSVSKFGDYGDFYHSIGGEGDDGDGEGVGNYGGGYSDDEEEEEDEYDTKLPPHEFIARRLARSQISSFSVFEGVGRTLKGRDLSKVRNAVLTKTGFLESL, encoded by the coding sequence ATGGAGGATAATAACTATAACAGGCAGAGGAGTGGAATATGGAGATGCTTGAGAGATGGAGACTttgaagaagaggaagtttGGGCTGTTTTCAAGGACAGACCTGATTACAACAATATTTCTGGTGTTCACAAGCCAAAGGAAAAAGGGTCTTCTCCTCTTGCTGTTCCCAGGACTCTTCCAAGCGCTGCAAGGATGATTCCAAGGACTAGCAGTGGCAATAGCAGTGCCAGTTCCTCTCATGAAACCAAAGTTCTTCAGCAATCAGCACCTCTCAACATTCCTGACTGGTCACAGATTTATAGGAACAAGCCAAACAAGACCCCCAACAGTGTATCAAAGTTTGGTGACTACGGTGATTTCTACCATTCTATTGGTGGTGAAGgtgatgatggtgatggtgaGGGTGTTGGTAATTATGGTGGAGGGTACAGTgatgatgaggaagaagaagaagatgagtaTGACACAAAGCTCCCCCCACATGAGTTTATTGCAAGAAGGCTTGCAAGGAGTCAAATATCctctttttcagtttttgaagGTGTTGGAAGGACCCTCAAAGGTAGGGATCTCAGCAAAGTGAGGAATGCTGTTCTCACAAAAACTGGTTTCCTTGAATCATTGTGA
- the LOC108321930 gene encoding transcription factor MYB97, translating into MAIWSGGSRAAEAATTEATVAEAAAAEAAVAEAAATEEPLWNKAPSFSLRQNNNLCHHSKQQPLPPFTAAAAAAAAAATNQSLMEGMANSNGDSNGENGLLAVFGGNEFGGGGGGEGGGKLEEVILKKGPWTAAEDAVLIDYVTKHGEGNWNAVQRNTGLNRCGKSCRLRWANHLRPNLKKGAFSPEEEKLIIELHSQFGNKWARMAALLPGRTDNEIKNYWNTRIKRRQRQGLPLYADENDHHCSTTPNPSPCFTQTGSNPNNNLTNFEFFKQSHHQHYHHQQQEQQHSQQQPLSPSPTQHSPLSSPFHHRQPFTTSSPLTFLDQSPLPLSSSSPSSLSFTFQRPEPLLCTPLRFKRYRASSSYNPLPDLPLTTQFPHLDAFRFPVSSGFSPYFQPSFLESDRGISSSSSFQPKLDLPSSQFYKPPQEQDIKLDIDFNDPSFQTGSGLLGGLLLEAQALASGQNSKKRPHLSLNEGNDFFDACQSFEDFPSSSLYWPSSASAKAKEEAPDLSKFTNEELSSLRTVIPSSNTQGHDWLNNGDPEGLNVQPCDSGMTDDNFGVDLKPVASLFPLTNTTNHNENQGCYPWDNLPGLC; encoded by the exons AtggcgatctggagcggtggatctaGAGCGGCGGAGGCAGCAACGACGGAGGCAACAGTGGCGGAGGCAGCAGCGGCAGAGGCAGCAGTGGCGGAGGCAGCAGCGACGGAGGAG CCACTGTGGAACAAAGCACCCTCATTCAGTTTACGCCAAAACAACAACCTCTGCCACCATTCAAAACAACAACCTCTGCCACCCTTcaccgccgccgccgccgccgccgccgccgcagCCACAAACCA GAGCTTGATGGAGGGTATGGCAAACAGTAATGGTGATTCCAATGGGGAGAATGGGTTGTTGGCAGTGTTTGGTGGCAATGAATTTGGTGGCGGCGGCGGTGGTGAGGGTGGTGGCAAATTGGAGGAGGTGATTCTGAAGAAGGGTCCTTGGACAGCTGCAGAAGATGCTGTTCTCATAGATTATGTGACAAAACATGGTGAAGGGAATTGGAATGCAGTGCAGAGGAACACAGGGTTGAATAGGTGTGGGAAGAGTTGTAGGCTTAGGTGGGCCAACCATTTGAGGCCCAATTTGAAAAAAGGTGCATTCTCTCCTGAGGAAGAAAAGCTCATCATTGAACTACATTCACAATTTGGCAACAAGTGGGCCAGAATGGCTGCTCTG TTGCCTGGAAGAACAGACAATGAGATCAAGAACTATTGGAACACAAGGATCAAACGTCGCCAAAGACAAGGTCTCCCTCTCTATGCAGATGAGAATGATCACCATTGTTCCACAACACCAAATCCTTCTCCATGCTTCACACAAACAGGATCAAACCCTAATAACAATCTCACAAACTTTGAGTTCTTCAAACAAAGCCACCACCAACACTATCATCATCAACAACAAGAGCAACAACACTCACAACAACAACCTCTATCTCCATCTCCAACTCAACATTCCCCTCTGAGTTCCCCTTTCCATCACAGACAACCCTTCACCACTTCTTCACCTCTCACTTTCTTAGACCAGTCACCTCTTCCACTCTCCTCCTCTTCACCCTCCTCTCTCTCCTTCACCTTCCAAAGACCAGAACCACTCCTATGCACCCCTCTTCGCTTCAAACGCTACCGTGCCTCTTCAAGCTACAACCCCCTCCCTGACCTTCCTCTCACAACCCAATTCCCTCATCTTGATGCATTCAGATTCCCAGTTTCTTCAGGTTTCTCTCCATATTTTCAACCATCTTTCTTAGAATCTGACCGAGgcatttcttcttcctcctccttccAACCCAAGTTGGATCTCCCTTCAAGCCAGTTCTACAAACCACCCCAAGAGCAAGACATTAAGCTTGACATTGATTTCAACGACCCTTCATTCCAAACCGGTAGCGGATTGCTGGGGGGTCTTCTCTTGGAGGCTCAGGCTTTGGCTTCGGGTCAGAACTCAAAGAAACGACCCCACTTGAGTTTAAACGAGGGAAATGATTTTTTCGATGCATGCCAAAGCTTTGAGGACTTTCCATCTAGCTCGCTTTACTGGCCTTCTTCTGCATCAG CAAAAGCAAAGGAAGAAGCACCAGACTTGAGCAAGTTCACGAATGAAGAGTTGTCATCATTGCGTACGGTGATTCCATCTTCCAACACACAGGGTCATGACTGGCTCAACAATGGCGATCCAGAAGGGTTGAATGTGCAACCCTGTGACAGTGGCATGACAGATGACAACTTTGGAGTTGATTTGAAGCCTGTGGCTTCATTGTTTCCTCTCACCAACACCACAAACCATAACGAAAACCAAGGTTGCTACCCTTGGGACAATTTGCCTGGTCTCTGctaa